In the Arachis ipaensis cultivar K30076 chromosome B10, Araip1.1, whole genome shotgun sequence genome, one interval contains:
- the LOC107623620 gene encoding ABC transporter B family member 28-like isoform X3 codes for MLFEAWHSKILLLIEAVKSLLEEPSLGVRKALSELIVVMASHCYLVGSSGELFIEYLVRHCALTDNNRGDLDILNKRVEFSEAVYKRSTFPVFKTHGLAQASIADCVSETFSAIRTVRSFGGEKRQMFTFAKQGELSVGAMASFIGYTFTLTFAVQGLVNTFGGLRGAFAAVDRINSVLSRVQVDDSLAYGLERELRQQKAVDDEKYKLFFSNSSTEKNQNSLHLGTKNI; via the exons ATGTTATTTGAAGCTTGGCATAGTAAAATACTTCTACTTATTGAAGCTGTAAAGTCCTTGCTAGAGGAACCGAGTTTAGGTGTTCGAAAAGCACTTTCTGAG TTAATTGTTGTTATGGCTTCACATTGTTACTTGGTTGGTTCATCTGGAGAGTTGTTCATTGAGTATCTTGTACGGCACTGTGCTTTAACTGACAATAATCGCGGTGATCTTGACATCCTGAATAAGAGAGTGGAG TTCTCTGAAGCTGTCTACAAGAGATCAACATTTCCTGTTTTCAAAACACATGGGTTGGCCCAGGCATCAATAGCTGATTGTGTATCAGAAACATTTTCTGCTATTCGAACA GTAAGATCTTTTGGTGGTGAAAAGCGGCAGATGTTTACATTTGCTAAACAG GGTGAGCTCTCTGTCGGAGCTATGGCATCTTTTATTGGATATACTTTCACTTTAACATTTGCC GTTCAAGGACTGGTTAATACCTTTGGGGGTCTCCGAGGAGCTTTTGCGGCCGTTGACAGGATCAACTCTGTTTTATCTCGAGTTCAAGTTGATGATTCTCTTGCCTATGGCTTAGAAAGAGAACTAAGGCAACAAAAAGCAGTGGATGATGAGAAATATAAATTATTCTTCTCTAATAGTTCAACTGAGAAAAACCAAAATTCATTACATCTCGGCACTAAAAACATCTAG
- the LOC107624421 gene encoding probable 2-oxoglutarate-dependent dioxygenase ANS, which produces MVEVDPIFVQAAEHRPKASITTAEGIPLIDLSPINYQDDEEATRLPSPSPVSNIIEEIGRACKEWGFFQVINHKVPLEKRQRIEDAAKKFFGLSLEEKLKVRRDDRNVLGYFEAEHTKNVRDWKEIYDFNVQQPTFIPPSHDHHHDDINIQFHWDNRWPLNPPHFREACEDYAEEVEKLAYKLMELIALSLGLAPNRFRGFFKHNTSNIRLNHYPPCPYPHLALGLGRHKDTGVLTVLNQDDVGGLQVRRKSDGEWITVKPISNSFIINVGDMIQVWSNDAYESVEHRVMVNSERDRFSIPFFLKPALYTDVEPLQELINDKNPPKYKAINWGKFRIARMRSNFTKSSVENLQIYHFKLSQ; this is translated from the exons ATGGTAGAGGTAGACCCAATTTTTGTGCAAGCAGCAGAACACAGACCAAAAGCTTCAATAACCACAGCCGAAGGAATCCCTTTAATTGATCTGTCTCCCATAAACTACCAAgatgatgaagaagccacaagaTTGCCATCACCATCACCAGTTTCGAATATTATTGAAGAAATAGGGAGAGCATGCAAAGAATGGGGTTTCTTTCAGGTGATCAATCACAAGGTGCCTTTAGAGAAGAGGCAGAGGATTGAAGATGCTGCGAAGAAGTTCTTTGGTCTTAGTTTGGAGGAGAAGCTGAAGGTTAGAAGGGATGATAGGAACGTGCTTGGTTACTTTGAAGCAGAGCATACCAAGAACGTTAGGGATTGGAAGGAGATTTATGATTTCAATGTTCAACAACCTACTTTCATTCCACCATCTCATGATCATCACCATGATGACATAAATATTCAGTTTCATTGGGATAATCGTTGGCCTCTCAATCCTCCTCACTTTAG AGAAGCATGCGAAGACTATGCAGAAGAAGTGGAGAAACTAGCCTATAAGCTGATGGAACTGATTGCACTGAGCTTAGGGTTAGCACCAAATAGGTTCCGTGGCTTCTTCAAACACAACACAAGTAATATCAGACTGAATCATTATCCACCTTGCCCTTACCCTCATTTGGCACTTGGTCTTGGGCGCCACAAAGACACTGGAGTGTTAACTGTGCTTAATCAAGATGATGTTGGTGGTCTTCAAGTTAGACGAAAATCTGATGGAGAGTGGATCACAGTCAAACCCATTTCCAATTCTTTCATCATCAATGTTGGTGACATGATTCAG GTTTGGAGCAATGATGCATATGAAAGCGTAGAGCACAGGGTGATGGTAAACTCAGAGAGAGACAGGTTTTCCATTCCATTCTTCTTGAAGCCAGCATTGTACACTGATGTGGAACCTCTACAAGAGTTGATAAACGACAAGAACCCTCCAAAGTATAAAGCAATCAACTGGGGCAAGTTCCGCATTGCAAGAATGAGAAGTAATTTTACTAAGTCCAGTGTTGAAAATCTCCAAATTTATCACTTCAAGTTGTCCCAATAA
- the LOC107623620 gene encoding ABC transporter B family member 28-like isoform X2 has product MASHCYLVGSSGELFIEYLVRHCALTDNNRGDLDILNKRVEVKEKEQVQLNNLKLHVLISIPRKCQRWSCMLISMNPLETPHSSVYKRSTFPVFKTHGLAQASIADCVSETFSAIRTVRSFGGEKRQMFTFAKQGELSVGAMASFIGYTFTLTFAVQGLVNTFGGLRGAFAAVDRINSVLSRVQVDDSLAYGLERELRQQKAVDDEKYKLFFSNSSTEKNQNSLHLGTKNI; this is encoded by the exons ATGGCTTCACATTGTTACTTGGTTGGTTCATCTGGAGAGTTGTTCATTGAGTATCTTGTACGGCACTGTGCTTTAACTGACAATAATCGCGGTGATCTTGACATCCTGAATAAGAGAGTGGAG GTGAAGGAGAAAGAACAAGTCCAACTAAACAACTTGA AGTTGCATGTTTTGATATCAATACCAAGAAAGTGCCAAAGGTGGAGTTGCATGCTCATCTCAATGAATCCGTTAGAGACTCCACACTCCT CTGTCTACAAGAGATCAACATTTCCTGTTTTCAAAACACATGGGTTGGCCCAGGCATCAATAGCTGATTGTGTATCAGAAACATTTTCTGCTATTCGAACA GTAAGATCTTTTGGTGGTGAAAAGCGGCAGATGTTTACATTTGCTAAACAG GGTGAGCTCTCTGTCGGAGCTATGGCATCTTTTATTGGATATACTTTCACTTTAACATTTGCC GTTCAAGGACTGGTTAATACCTTTGGGGGTCTCCGAGGAGCTTTTGCGGCCGTTGACAGGATCAACTCTGTTTTATCTCGAGTTCAAGTTGATGATTCTCTTGCCTATGGCTTAGAAAGAGAACTAAGGCAACAAAAAGCAGTGGATGATGAGAAATATAAATTATTCTTCTCTAATAGTTCAACTGAGAAAAACCAAAATTCATTACATCTCGGCACTAAAAACATCTAG
- the LOC107623772 gene encoding uncharacterized protein LOC107623772 isoform X1, translating into MSQSLSMACSLMWWFLSPPLSYIMISSFSSHLREINLKFGFASVRLALGSVNLHTHHFGPPLKMSTMAPETYKEAVLQAKEHIKAGDIHFGLVAVSEGEKNICREAKENQNPIIVMAEDKGFSVLDNRFGYDKKSDTDTMYPMYFGVSCVFFALQALTKSHVEVEKWSEIRDSILQGSAQLLGLIVWKVQKGVPDGEEYRSSSSGMLRGRLRISRR; encoded by the exons ATGTCACAGTCTCTGTCGATGGCTTGTAGCCTTATGTGGTGGTTTCTATCACCGCCTCTGTCATACATTATGATCTCTAGTTTCAGTTCGCACCTCA gagaaattaatttgaaatttggaTTTGCTAGTGTGAGGCTGGCTTTAGGCTCAGTGAATTTGCATACTCACCATTTCGGTCCTCCTTTAAAGATGTCAACCATGGCACCTGAAACATACAAGGAGGCAGTCCTTCAGGCAAAAGAACATATTAAGGCAGGGGATATTCACTTTG GCCTAGTTGCAGTTTCAGAAGGGGAGAAAAATAT ttGTAGAGAGGCAAAGGAGAACCAAAACCCCATTATAGTAATGGCAGAGGATAAGGGATTCTCTGTCTTGGATAATAGATTTGGGTATGACAAGAAGAGTGACACTGATACTATGTATCCTATGTATTTTGGTGTTTCTTGTGTGTTTTTTGCACTCCAAGCACTCACAAAATCACATGTTGAGGTTGAAAAATGGAGTGAAATCCGTGACAGCATACTCCAAGGGAGTGCACAACTGCTTGGGTTGATTGTGTGGAAGGTTCAGAAAGGGGTTCCGGATGGAGAAGAATATAGGTCTTCAAGCTCAGGAATGCTGAGAGGGAGATTAAGAATCTCAAGAAGATGA
- the LOC107623772 gene encoding polyamine-modulated factor 1-binding protein 1-like isoform X2, with protein MRHEDAKANEKVVGIFATQEHSWLHERRKLRQHIGALMNELRVFEKKKDEAVSEMSQKLKEIEDLLESRDKVIQEGEQKRKELEENLAKAEREAEELRESVKLEAQEHSSDLRKHKTVFIELVSNQQQLEAELGHAMKQLEAAKQELGSVLEKKEESELLAQKLSIEIVFWLNFCICVFMHLTCSTKCFIHLRKSR; from the coding sequence ATGAGGCATGAGGATGCAAAGGCCAATGAGAAAGTTGTGGGGATCTTTGCTACACAGGAGCATAGTTGGTTGCATGAAAGGCGAAAACTTCGGCAGCACATTGGGGCTCTGATGAATGAGCTGAGagtgtttgaaaagaaaaaggatgaGGCTGTCTCTGAAATGAGCCAAAAATTGAAGGAAATAGAGGATTTGCTGGAGTCCAGGGACAAAGTAATTCAAGAAGGGGAGCAGAAGAGGAAGGAGTTGGAGGAAAATCTTGCAAAGGCTGAAAGGGAAGCAGAAGAATTGAGAGAATCTGTTAAGCTTGAAGCTCAGGAACACTCCTCTGATCTCAGGAAGCACAAAACTGTCTTTATTGAGCTGGTGTCAAACCAACAGCAGCTAGAAGCGGAGCTTGGCCACGCCATGAAGCAGTTGGAGGCTGCAAAGCAGGAGCTCGGTTCAGTCTTGGAGAAGAAGGAGGAGTCAGAATTGTTGGCCCAAAAATTGTCTATTGAGATTGTATTTTGGTTGAACTTTTGCATTTGTGTCTTTATGCATCTGACCTGTTCGACGAAATGCTTCATCCATCTAAGGAAATCAAGGTAA
- the LOC107623620 gene encoding ABC transporter B family member 28-like isoform X1 codes for MLFEAWHSKILLLIEAVKSLLEEPSLGVRKALSELIVVMASHCYLVGSSGELFIEYLVRHCALTDNNRGDLDILNKRVEVKEKEQVQLNNLKLHVLISIPRKCQRWSCMLISMNPLETPHSSVYKRSTFPVFKTHGLAQASIADCVSETFSAIRTVRSFGGEKRQMFTFAKQGELSVGAMASFIGYTFTLTFAVQGLVNTFGGLRGAFAAVDRINSVLSRVQVDDSLAYGLERELRQQKAVDDEKYKLFFSNSSTEKNQNSLHLGTKNI; via the exons ATGTTATTTGAAGCTTGGCATAGTAAAATACTTCTACTTATTGAAGCTGTAAAGTCCTTGCTAGAGGAACCGAGTTTAGGTGTTCGAAAAGCACTTTCTGAG TTAATTGTTGTTATGGCTTCACATTGTTACTTGGTTGGTTCATCTGGAGAGTTGTTCATTGAGTATCTTGTACGGCACTGTGCTTTAACTGACAATAATCGCGGTGATCTTGACATCCTGAATAAGAGAGTGGAG GTGAAGGAGAAAGAACAAGTCCAACTAAACAACTTGA AGTTGCATGTTTTGATATCAATACCAAGAAAGTGCCAAAGGTGGAGTTGCATGCTCATCTCAATGAATCCGTTAGAGACTCCACACTCCT CTGTCTACAAGAGATCAACATTTCCTGTTTTCAAAACACATGGGTTGGCCCAGGCATCAATAGCTGATTGTGTATCAGAAACATTTTCTGCTATTCGAACA GTAAGATCTTTTGGTGGTGAAAAGCGGCAGATGTTTACATTTGCTAAACAG GGTGAGCTCTCTGTCGGAGCTATGGCATCTTTTATTGGATATACTTTCACTTTAACATTTGCC GTTCAAGGACTGGTTAATACCTTTGGGGGTCTCCGAGGAGCTTTTGCGGCCGTTGACAGGATCAACTCTGTTTTATCTCGAGTTCAAGTTGATGATTCTCTTGCCTATGGCTTAGAAAGAGAACTAAGGCAACAAAAAGCAGTGGATGATGAGAAATATAAATTATTCTTCTCTAATAGTTCAACTGAGAAAAACCAAAATTCATTACATCTCGGCACTAAAAACATCTAG